One Mesorhizobium loti genomic window carries:
- a CDS encoding 1A family penicillin-binding protein: MANRRDSRIEPSFEGPPQARSQPGLSVSEEDRVVPSNRKASAKRKSSKAKSSRGGRGRSRRGLFGVLGRLFYWCFVLAIWGGIAVAGVVIYYGAKMPAATTWSIPDRAPNIKIVSADGQLLANRGMSGGEAVGLHEMSPYIPEAVIAIEDRRFYSHFGVDPIGLSRAMVTNLLGGHFSQGGSTLTQQLAKNLFLKPDRTLERKVQEVLLALWLEHKHTKDQILEMYLNRVYFGSGAYGVEAASRRYFGKSARDVTLSEAALLAGLLKAPSRLSPARDPKAAEERSQLVLAAMREEGKISDKELKTALSAPATRSPSYWTGSENYVADTIMEELPDLIGDVRGDIVIDSTVDLNLQKLAEQSIRRLIDESGKKLNVTQGALVSIDDSGAVRAMVGGYDYSTSQFDRASEARRQPGSAFKPFVYMAALEAGRTPDSTRNDAPIKIGNWTPDNYGGKYFGKVTLATALAKSLNSVAAQLTMEVGPNAVVEAAHRMGIQSELQANTSIALGTSEVTPLELTSAYVPFANGGYKPDIHFIRRITTAEGKVLYDSSGGSAPRVVKPEIVGMMNSMMTGTVEIGTAKKAAFAWPSAGKTGTSQNSRDAWFVGYTANLTTGVWFGNDDGTAMKKVTGGALPAQAWHEFMVAAHEGVPVRPLPGTWKSTPADTIVPDDIPSADNNQPAPVPSASVGQQAPSAQAAAPAAQAQARVARPAQTVDADGFNMPADDGTTASVGHPVPPGNVGGPLKKKKQTSILDILGGG, encoded by the coding sequence ATGGCGAACCGCAGAGACAGCCGCATCGAGCCCAGTTTCGAGGGACCGCCACAGGCGCGATCCCAGCCGGGTCTTTCGGTGAGCGAGGAGGACCGCGTCGTGCCGAGCAACCGCAAAGCCTCCGCAAAACGCAAATCGTCGAAGGCGAAGTCGTCGCGCGGTGGGCGCGGCAGGAGCCGGCGCGGCCTGTTCGGCGTGCTTGGCCGGCTGTTCTACTGGTGCTTCGTGCTCGCCATCTGGGGCGGCATCGCTGTGGCGGGCGTCGTCATCTACTACGGCGCCAAGATGCCGGCGGCCACGACCTGGTCGATCCCCGACCGCGCCCCCAACATCAAGATCGTCTCGGCCGATGGCCAGTTGCTCGCCAACAGAGGCATGAGCGGTGGCGAAGCGGTCGGCCTGCACGAAATGTCGCCTTACATTCCGGAAGCTGTGATCGCGATCGAAGATCGCCGGTTCTATTCGCATTTCGGCGTCGACCCGATCGGCCTGTCGCGCGCCATGGTGACCAATTTGCTCGGCGGGCATTTTTCGCAGGGCGGTTCGACGCTGACGCAGCAATTGGCGAAGAACCTGTTCCTGAAGCCCGACCGCACGCTGGAGCGCAAGGTGCAGGAGGTGCTGCTGGCGCTGTGGCTGGAGCACAAGCACACCAAGGACCAGATCCTCGAAATGTACCTCAACCGGGTCTATTTCGGCTCCGGCGCCTATGGCGTCGAGGCGGCGTCGCGACGTTATTTCGGCAAGAGCGCGCGTGACGTCACGCTCTCGGAAGCAGCCCTGCTTGCCGGCCTGCTGAAAGCGCCGTCGCGGCTGTCGCCGGCGCGCGATCCGAAGGCCGCCGAGGAGCGTTCGCAGCTCGTGCTCGCCGCCATGCGCGAAGAGGGCAAGATCAGCGACAAGGAGCTGAAGACGGCGCTCAGCGCTCCGGCGACGCGTTCGCCGTCCTACTGGACGGGTTCGGAAAACTATGTCGCCGACACCATCATGGAAGAACTGCCCGACCTGATCGGCGACGTGCGCGGCGACATCGTCATCGACTCGACCGTCGACCTGAACCTGCAGAAGCTTGCCGAGCAGTCGATCCGCCGGCTGATCGATGAAAGCGGCAAGAAGCTCAACGTCACCCAGGGCGCACTGGTGTCGATCGACGATTCCGGCGCGGTGCGCGCCATGGTCGGCGGTTACGACTATTCGACCAGCCAGTTCGACCGCGCCTCGGAAGCGCGCCGGCAGCCGGGCTCGGCATTCAAGCCGTTCGTCTATATGGCGGCGCTCGAAGCCGGCCGCACGCCCGACAGCACGCGCAACGATGCGCCGATCAAGATCGGCAACTGGACACCCGACAATTACGGCGGCAAGTACTTTGGCAAGGTCACACTGGCGACGGCGCTGGCCAAGTCGCTGAACTCGGTTGCCGCGCAATTGACCATGGAGGTCGGGCCGAACGCCGTCGTCGAGGCAGCGCACCGCATGGGCATCCAGTCCGAGCTGCAGGCCAACACCTCGATCGCGCTCGGCACTTCGGAAGTGACGCCGCTGGAGCTGACCTCGGCCTATGTTCCGTTCGCCAATGGCGGCTACAAGCCCGACATCCACTTCATCCGCCGCATCACGACAGCCGAGGGCAAGGTGCTCTATGACAGCAGCGGCGGCAGCGCGCCGCGTGTGGTCAAACCCGAGATCGTCGGCATGATGAACTCGATGATGACCGGCACCGTCGAGATCGGCACCGCCAAGAAGGCGGCTTTTGCCTGGCCGTCGGCCGGCAAGACCGGCACCAGCCAGAATTCGCGCGATGCCTGGTTCGTCGGCTACACCGCCAATCTCACCACCGGCGTGTGGTTCGGCAATGATGACGGCACGGCGATGAAGAAGGTCACCGGCGGCGCGCTGCCGGCGCAGGCCTGGCATGAATTCATGGTTGCCGCACATGAAGGCGTGCCGGTGCGGCCGCTGCCCGGCACCTGGAAGTCGACGCCGGCCGATACGATCGTGCCCGACGACATACCGTCCGCCGACAACAACCAGCCGGCGCCGGTTCCTTCAGCGTCGGTTGGCCAGCAGGCGCCGTCAGCGCAGGCAGCCGCGCCGGCGGCCCAAGCGCAGGCCCGCGTGGCGCGGCCTGCCCAGACCGTCGATGCCGATGGCTTCAACATGCCGGCGGACGACGGCACCACCGCTTCGGTCGGCCATCCCGTGCCGCCGGGCAATGTTGGCGGTCCGCTGAAGAAGAAGAAGCAGACCTCGATCCTGGATATTCTGGGCGGCGGCTGA
- a CDS encoding transglycosylase: MGVESLLVFIIIGAIAGWLAGLIVSGFGFGLIGNIIVGIVGAFIAGWLLPRIGFSIGGGVIASIIHATIGAIILLVLVKVLKRA, from the coding sequence ATGGGCGTCGAAAGCCTGCTCGTCTTCATCATCATTGGTGCTATCGCCGGCTGGCTTGCCGGTCTCATCGTTTCCGGTTTCGGCTTCGGCCTGATCGGCAACATCATCGTCGGCATCGTCGGCGCGTTCATCGCCGGCTGGCTGTTGCCACGGATCGGCTTCTCCATCGGCGGCGGCGTCATTGCTTCCATCATCCACGCCACGATCGGTGCCATCATCCTCTTGGTGCTGGTCAAGGTCCTGAAACGAGCCTGA
- a CDS encoding 3'-5' exonuclease encodes MADIRFHKHDLPDLSHYNVGAVAIDTETLGLNPHRDRLCVVQISPGDGSADVIQIAPGQKKAPNLVSLLRNRGVTKLFHFGRFDLAVLYNAFGVMPEPVFCTKIASRLTRTYTDRHGLKDICFELLGVGLSKAQQSSDWAAETLSPEQLEYAASDVLYLHRLRDVLAGRLAREGRAKEADACFRFLPTRAKLDLMGWDEEDIFAHS; translated from the coding sequence ATGGCTGACATCCGTTTCCACAAGCATGATTTGCCCGACCTTTCGCATTACAACGTCGGGGCGGTGGCTATCGACACCGAGACGCTGGGGCTGAACCCGCATCGCGACCGGTTGTGCGTGGTGCAGATATCGCCTGGTGACGGCAGCGCCGATGTCATCCAGATCGCGCCCGGCCAGAAGAAGGCGCCGAACCTCGTCAGTCTGCTCAGGAATCGCGGCGTGACGAAGCTCTTCCATTTCGGACGCTTCGACCTTGCCGTGCTCTACAACGCGTTCGGGGTGATGCCCGAACCGGTGTTCTGCACCAAGATCGCCTCACGGCTGACCCGCACCTATACTGACCGTCACGGGCTGAAGGACATCTGCTTCGAGCTTCTCGGCGTCGGCCTGTCAAAGGCGCAGCAATCATCGGATTGGGCGGCCGAGACGCTGTCGCCCGAGCAGCTCGAATATGCCGCTTCCGACGTGCTCTATCTGCACCGGCTGCGCGATGTGCTGGCCGGGCGGCTGGCGCGCGAGGGGCGGGCCAAGGAGGCCGATGCCTGCTTCCGCTTCCTGCCGACGCGGGCCAAGCTTGACCTGATGGGCTGGGACGAAGAGGATATCTTCGCGCACAGCTGA
- a CDS encoding peptidase M20 — translation MSAVSPVLDRLDKNLDQSLERLFGLLRIKSISTDPAYAADCRKAAEWLVAELKLIGFDASVRDTPGHPMVVAHHEGPAGAPHVLFYGHYDVQPVDPIELWENDPFAPAIKQVGPDHKVITGRGSADDKGQLMTFVEACRAWKQVHGVLPCRVTILFEGEEESGSPSLKPFLEANADELSTDFALVCDTGMWDRETPSICVSLRGMVGEEVTVKAADRDLHSGLYGGAAANPIRILAKVLADIHDKDGHITIPGFYDGVEETPSQVLKSWESLGETAETFLGPVGLSIPSGEKGRSVLELTWARPTAEFNGIIGGYTGKGFKTVIAAEASAKVSFRLVHKQDPKAIRAAFQAFVRERIPADCSVEFHPHGGSPAIQLSYDSPFLAKAKDALSDEWEKQAVTTGSGGSIPVVGDFQTYLGIESLLVGFGLDDDRIHSPNEKYELSSFHKGQRSWARILDALTR, via the coding sequence ATGTCCGCAGTTTCCCCCGTCCTCGACCGTCTCGACAAGAATCTCGACCAGAGCCTGGAGCGGCTGTTCGGCCTGCTCAGGATCAAGTCGATCTCCACCGATCCGGCCTATGCCGCCGACTGCCGCAAGGCGGCGGAATGGCTGGTGGCGGAGCTCAAGCTGATCGGCTTCGATGCCAGCGTGCGCGACACGCCGGGACATCCGATGGTGGTTGCGCATCATGAGGGGCCGGCCGGCGCGCCGCATGTGCTGTTTTACGGGCATTACGACGTGCAGCCGGTCGACCCGATCGAATTGTGGGAAAACGATCCGTTCGCGCCCGCCATCAAGCAGGTTGGGCCTGACCACAAGGTGATCACTGGCCGCGGCTCGGCCGACGACAAGGGCCAGCTGATGACCTTCGTCGAGGCTTGCCGCGCCTGGAAACAGGTGCATGGCGTTCTGCCGTGCCGTGTCACCATCCTGTTCGAGGGCGAGGAGGAATCCGGTTCACCGTCGCTGAAGCCGTTCCTCGAGGCCAATGCCGACGAGCTCAGTACCGATTTCGCGCTGGTCTGCGATACCGGCATGTGGGACCGCGAGACGCCGTCCATCTGCGTTTCGCTGCGCGGGATGGTTGGCGAGGAGGTCACGGTCAAGGCGGCTGACCGCGACCTGCATTCGGGGCTTTATGGCGGTGCTGCCGCCAATCCGATCCGCATCCTGGCCAAGGTGCTGGCCGACATCCACGACAAGGATGGTCATATCACCATTCCAGGCTTCTATGACGGCGTCGAGGAAACACCCTCACAGGTTCTGAAGTCTTGGGAAAGTCTGGGCGAGACGGCCGAGACTTTCCTCGGCCCCGTCGGCCTGTCGATCCCTTCGGGCGAAAAAGGCCGCTCGGTACTGGAACTGACCTGGGCGCGGCCGACCGCCGAGTTCAACGGCATCATCGGCGGCTACACTGGAAAGGGCTTCAAGACGGTGATCGCGGCGGAAGCCTCGGCCAAGGTGTCGTTCCGCCTCGTCCACAAGCAGGACCCGAAGGCAATCCGTGCTGCGTTTCAGGCGTTCGTGCGGGAACGTATCCCAGCCGATTGCTCGGTCGAATTCCACCCGCATGGCGGCTCGCCGGCGATCCAGCTTTCCTACGACTCGCCGTTCCTGGCCAAGGCCAAGGACGCACTGTCGGACGAATGGGAGAAACAGGCGGTCACCACCGGCAGTGGCGGATCAATCCCGGTTGTCGGCGATTTCCAGACTTATCTCGGTATCGAGTCACTGCTGGTCGGCTTCGGCCTCGACGACGACCGCATCCACTCGCCCAACGAGAAATACGAGCTATCCTCCTTCCACAAGGGTCAGCGCTCCTGGGCGCGTATTCTCGATGCACTAACACGCTGA